A region of Selenomonadales bacterium 4137-cl DNA encodes the following proteins:
- a CDS encoding DUF2833 domain-containing protein, whose translation MAVHQVTKDAAVRLALPEDIAVVAPRIREADRQEIWASHHFTPAEALDFSFRRPGMRFTILYKNEPVAMFGASRLSLAGGGAPWLLGTDQIVKVTIPFLRHSREYVQLMLQEYRFLQNHVDVRNDLSIKWLKFCGFTFHAAVRYGAEQLPFYRFTMGG comes from the coding sequence ATGGCTGTTCACCAAGTAACCAAGGATGCGGCCGTTCGGCTGGCGCTGCCGGAAGATATTGCTGTGGTGGCGCCGCGGATCCGGGAAGCTGACCGTCAGGAGATATGGGCGTCCCATCATTTCACGCCGGCCGAAGCGCTGGACTTTTCTTTTCGCCGGCCAGGAATGCGGTTCACGATCCTATATAAAAATGAACCGGTGGCCATGTTCGGCGCTTCGCGGCTAAGTCTGGCGGGCGGCGGGGCGCCTTGGCTGCTGGGAACGGATCAGATCGTAAAGGTGACGATCCCCTTCTTGCGTCACAGCCGGGAGTATGTGCAGCTGATGCTTCAGGAATATCGCTTTCTTCAGAATCATGTGGACGTGCGGAACGATCTGTCAATCAAGTGGCTGAAGTTCTGCGGGTTCACCTTTCACGCGGCTGTGCGGTATGGCGCCGAACAGCTGCCGTTCTATCGCTTTACGATGGGAGGTTAA